A part of Oncorhynchus gorbuscha isolate QuinsamMale2020 ecotype Even-year linkage group LG09, OgorEven_v1.0, whole genome shotgun sequence genomic DNA contains:
- the LOC124043620 gene encoding elongation factor 1-alpha-like, with translation MGKEKIHINIVVIGHVDSGKSTTTGHLIYKCGGIDKRTIEKFEKEAAEMGKGSFKYAWVLDKLKAERERGITIDISLWKFETAKYYVTIIDAPGHRDFIKNMITGTSQADCAVLIVAGGVGEFEAGISKNGQTREHALLAYTLGVKQLIVGVNKMDSTEPPYSQKRFEEIQKEVSTYIKKIGYNPATVAFVPISGWHGDNMLEASPNMGWFKGWKVERKEGGASGVTLLEALDSILAPSRPTDKPLRLPLQDVYKIGGIGTVPVGRVETGTLKAGMIVTFAPANVTTEVKSVEMHHETLEAALPGDNVGFNVKNVSVKDIRRGNVAGDSKNDPPMEAGNFTAQVIILNHPGTISQGYAPVLDCHTAHIACKFSELKEKIDRRSGKKLEDNPKALKSGDAAIIVMVPGKPMCVESFAAYPPLGRFAVRDMRQTVAVGVIKAVDKKAASTGKVTKSAIKATKAK, from the exons ATGGGAAAGGAAAAGATCCACATCAACATTGTGGTCATTGGCCATGTCGACTCCGGAAAGTCAACCACCACAGGTCATCTGATCTACAAATGCGGAGGCATTGACAAGAGAACCATTGAAAAGTTCGAGAAGGAAGCCGCTGAG ATGGGCAAGGGCTCTTTCAAGTATGCCTGGGTGCTGGACAAGCTGAAGGCTGAGCGGGAGCGTGGTATCACCATCGACATTTCCCTGTGGAAGTTTGAGACTGCCAAGTACTACGTCACAATCATTGATGCCCCTGGACACAGAGACTTTATCAAGAACATGATCACTGGTACCTCTCAG GCTGATTGCGCTGTGCTGATTGTTGCTGGTGGTGTGGGTGAGTTTGAGGCTGGTATCTCCAAGAACGGCCAGACCCGTGAGCACGCTCTCCTCGCCTACACTCTGGGAGTGAAACAGCTCATTGTTGGCGTCAACAAGATGGACTCTACTGAGCCCCCCTACAGCCAGAAGCGGTTTGAGGAGATCCAGAAGGAGGTCAGCACCTACATCAAGAAGATTGGCTACAACCCTGCCACTGTCGCCTTTGTGCCCATCTCTGGATGGCATGGGGACAACATGCTGGAGGCTAGCCCCAAC ATGGGCTGGTTCAAGGGATGGAAGGTCGAACGTAAGGAGGGTGGCGCTAGCGGTGTGACCCTtctggaggctctggactctatcctGGCCCCTTCCCGCCCCACTGACAAGCCCCTCCGTCTGCCCCTGCAGGACGTCTACAAAATCGGCG GTATTGGAACAGTACCCGTGGGCCGCGTGGAGACTGGCACCCTGAAGGCCGGTATGATCGTCACCTTCGCCCCCGCTAATGTCACCACTGAGGTGAAGTCTGTGGAGATGCACCACGAGACCCTGGAAGCGGCTCTACCCGGTGACAATGTCGGCTTCAACGTCAAGAACGTGTCCGTCAAGGATATCCGTCGTGGCAACGTGGCTGGAGACAGCAAGAATGACCCCCCAATGGAGGCCGGCAACTTCACAGCTCAG GTCATCATCCTGAACCACCCCGGCACCATCTCCCAGGGCTATGCCCCTGTACTGGATTGCCACACTGCTCACATCGCCTGCAAGTTCAGCGAGCTCAAGGAGAAGATCGACCGTCGTTCCGGCAAGAAGCTTGAGGACAACCCCAAAGCCCTGAAATCTGGAGACGCCGCCATCATTGTCATGGTGCCAGGAAAGCCCATGTGTGTGGAGAGCTTCGCTGCCTACCCTCCCCTTG GTCGTTTTGCTGTGCGCGACATGAGACAGACCGTTGCCGTTGGTGTCATCAAGGCCGTTGACAAGAAGGCTGCCAGCACTGGCAAGGTGACCAAGTCTGCCATTAAGGCCACCAAAGCCAAATGA
- the LOC124043621 gene encoding elongation factor 1-alpha, oocyte form-like gives MGKEKIHINIVVIGHVDSGKSTTTGHLIYKCGGIDKRTIEKFEKEAAEMGKGSFKYAWVLDKLKAERERGITIDISLWKFETGRYYVTIIDAPGHRDFIKNMITGTSQADCAVLVVAGGVGEFEAGISKNGQTREHALLAYTLGVKQLIVGVNKMDSTEPPYSQKRFEEIQKEVTTYIKKIGYNPATVAFVPISGWHGDNMLEASANMAWFKGWKVERKDGNANGVTLLEALDSILPPSRPTDKPLRLPLQDVYKIGGIGTVPVGRVETGTLKAGMIVTFAPANVTTEVKSVEMHHETLESAMPGDNVGFNVKNVSVKDIRRGNVAGDSKNDPPMEAGTFTAQVIILNHPGQISQGYAPVLDCHTAHIACKFSELKEKIDRRSGKKLEDAPKFLKSGDAAIVDMIPGKPMCVESFQEYPPLGRFAVRDMRQTVAVGVIKAVDKKAASSGKVTKSAVKAGKK, from the exons ATGGGAAAGGAAAAGATCCACATTAACATCGTGGTCATTGGCCATGTCGACTCCGGCAAGTCAACCACCACAGGCCATCTGATCTACAAGTGCGGAGGCATTGACAAGAGAACCATTGAAAAGTTCGAGAAGGAAGCAGCTGAG ATGGGCAAGGGCTCTTTCAAGTATGCCTGGGTGCTGGACAAGCTGAAGGCAGAGAGGGAGCGTGGTATCACCATCGACATTTCTCTGTGGAAGTTTGAGACCGGCAGGTACTACGTCACAATCATTGATGCCCCTGGACACAGAGATTTCATCAAGAACATGATCACTGGTACCTCTCAG GCTGATTGCGCTGTGCTGGTTGTTGCTGGTGGTGTGGGTGAGTTTGAGGCTGGTATCTCCAAGAATGGCCAGACCCGTGAGCACGCTCTCCTCGCCTACACTCTGGGAGTGAAACAGCTCATTGTTGGCGTCAACAAGATGGATTCTACTGAGCCCCCCTACAGCCAGAAGCGGTTTGAAGAGATCCAGAAGGAGGTCACCACCTACATCAAGAAGATTGGCTACAACCCTGCCACTGTCGCCTTTGTGCCCATCTCTGGTTGGCATGGGGACAACATGCTGGAAGCCAGCGCCAAT atggcctggttcaaggGATGGAAGGTCGAACGTAAGGATGGTAACGCCAACGGTGTGACTCTGCTAGAGGCCCTGGACTCAATCCTGCCCCCTTCCCGCCCCACAGATAAGCCCCTTCGTCTGCCCCTCCAGGATGTCTACAAAATTGGTG GTATTGGAACAGTACCCGTGGGCCGTGTGGAGACTGGCACCCTGAAGGCCGGTATGATCGTCACCTTCGCCCCCGCTAATGTCACCACTGAGGTGAAGTCTGTGGAGATGCACCACGAGACCCTGGAATCGGCCATGCCCGGTGACAATGTCGGCTTCAACGTCAAGAACGTGTCCGTCAAGGATATCCGTCGTGGCAACGTGGCTGGAGACAGCAAAAACGACCCCCCAATGGAGGCTGGCACCTTCACCGCTCAG GTCATCATCCTGAACCACCCCGGCCAGATCTCCCAGGGCTATGCCCCTGTACTGGATTGCCACACTGCTCACATCGCCTGCAAGTTCAGCGAGCTCAAGGAGAAGATCGACCGTCGTTCCGGCAAGAAGCTTGAGGATGCCCCCAAGTTCCTGAAGTCTGGAGACGCTGCCATCGTTGACATGATCCCCGGCAAGCCCATGTGTGTGGAGAGCTTCCAGGAATACCCTCCTCTTG gtCGTTTTGCTGTGCGTGACATGAGGCAGACTGTTGCTGTTGGTGTCATCAAGGCCGTCGACAAGAAGGCTGCCTCCAGCGGCAAGGTCACCAAATCTGCCGTTAAGGCTGGTAAAAAGTGA